A single region of the Plantactinospora soyae genome encodes:
- the erpA gene encoding iron-sulfur cluster insertion protein ErpA: MTTPAQTESTAATAPSTIALTDVAAEKVKGLIEQEGRDDLRLRVAVQPGGCSGLRYQLFFDERSLDGDVVTDFGGVGVVVDRMSAPYLAGATIDFADRIDAQGFTIDNPNAQNSCACGDSFH; this comes from the coding sequence GTGACAACGCCAGCGCAGACCGAGTCGACCGCGGCAACTGCCCCGAGCACCATCGCCCTGACCGACGTCGCGGCGGAGAAGGTGAAGGGTCTGATCGAGCAGGAGGGCCGCGACGACCTGCGGCTGCGGGTCGCCGTGCAGCCAGGTGGCTGCTCCGGCCTGCGGTACCAGCTCTTCTTCGACGAGCGCTCGCTCGACGGTGACGTCGTCACCGACTTCGGCGGGGTCGGGGTCGTCGTCGACCGGATGAGCGCGCCCTACCTGGCCGGCGCCACCATCGACTTCGCCGACCGGATCGACGCCCAGGGCTTCACGATCGACAACCCGAACGCGCAGAACTCGTGCGCGTGTGGCGACTCGTTCCACTGA
- a CDS encoding carbohydrate kinase family protein: MKIAVTGSIATDHLMHFPGRFADQFIADQLHKVSLSFLVDELVLRRGGVAANIAFGMAQLGLRPVLLGAVGADFDDYRSWLERHGVDCASLHVSEVAHTARFVCTTDTEMCQIASFYAGAMSEARNIELAPVAERIGGLDLVLVSANDPAAMLRHSAECRQRGYAFAADPSQQLARMDGSDVIGLIDGADYLLTNDYEKSLLQSKAGLTDAQLLERVKIRVTTLGKDGVEIAGRDIAPIHVPIAREMQAADPTGVGDGFRAGFFAGLSWGLGLERSAQIGSLLATLVLETVGPQEYEVRGDLFVKRLAESYGDQAAEDVRPHLQ, translated from the coding sequence ATGAAGATCGCCGTTACCGGCTCGATCGCCACCGACCACCTGATGCACTTCCCGGGCCGGTTCGCCGATCAGTTCATCGCCGACCAGTTGCACAAGGTCTCGCTCTCCTTCCTCGTCGACGAGCTGGTGCTCCGGCGCGGCGGGGTGGCCGCCAACATCGCCTTCGGGATGGCGCAGCTCGGCCTGCGTCCGGTGCTGCTGGGCGCCGTCGGCGCCGACTTCGACGACTACCGGTCCTGGTTGGAGCGGCACGGCGTCGACTGTGCCTCCCTGCACGTCAGCGAGGTGGCCCACACCGCGCGGTTCGTCTGCACCACCGACACCGAGATGTGCCAGATCGCCTCCTTCTACGCCGGTGCGATGAGCGAGGCCCGCAACATCGAACTCGCCCCGGTCGCCGAGCGGATCGGTGGTCTCGATCTCGTTCTGGTCAGCGCCAACGACCCGGCCGCGATGCTGCGGCACTCCGCCGAGTGCCGGCAGCGCGGGTACGCCTTCGCCGCCGACCCGTCCCAGCAGCTCGCCCGGATGGACGGCAGTGACGTGATCGGCCTGATCGACGGCGCCGACTACCTGCTGACCAACGACTACGAGAAGTCGCTGCTCCAGAGCAAGGCGGGCCTGACCGACGCCCAGCTGCTGGAGCGGGTCAAGATCCGGGTCACCACGCTCGGCAAGGACGGCGTCGAGATCGCCGGTAGGGACATCGCCCCCATCCACGTGCCGATCGCCCGGGAGATGCAGGCCGCCGACCCGACCGGTGTCGGCGACGGGTTCCGGGCCGGCTTCTTCGCCGGACTCTCCTGGGGGCTCGGCCTGGAGCGGTCGGCCCAGATCGGCTCGCTGCTCGCCACCCTGGTACTGGAGACCGTCGGCCCCCAGGAGTACGAGGTCCGTGGCGACCTCTTCGTGAAGCGCCTAGCCGAGTCGTACGGCGACCAGGCGGCCGAGGACGTCCGGCCGCACCTGCAGTAG
- a CDS encoding MarR family winged helix-turn-helix transcriptional regulator, translating into MSEDQALAAEWRELANRYAAASCALERELHDRHGIGMSEFEVVDRLAGAPETKLRMQELAEVVHLSQSALSRAVARLERDGLVCRALCEQDRRGVFVTLTDAGRERHAAARPTQRSVLAGILRPASSAVPG; encoded by the coding sequence GTGTCCGAGGACCAGGCCCTGGCCGCCGAGTGGCGTGAGCTGGCCAACCGTTACGCGGCGGCGTCGTGCGCGCTCGAACGTGAGCTGCACGACCGGCACGGGATCGGGATGAGCGAGTTCGAGGTCGTCGACCGGCTGGCCGGGGCGCCGGAGACCAAACTGCGGATGCAGGAGCTGGCCGAGGTGGTGCACCTCAGCCAGAGCGCGCTGAGTCGGGCGGTGGCCCGGCTGGAGCGGGACGGACTGGTCTGCCGGGCCCTGTGCGAGCAGGACCGGCGGGGGGTCTTCGTCACACTCACCGATGCCGGGCGGGAGCGGCACGCGGCGGCTCGGCCGACCCAGCGGAGCGTGCTGGCGGGGATTCTCCGTCCCGCGTCCTCCGCCGTCCCCGGGTGA
- a CDS encoding MFS transporter, whose protein sequence is MASSAPPGTPPTSTDVPDQAGGSIDGTPAGGPRMTARLWGALIVLCGALFLDGLDVSMVGVALPSIQADLGLSNSALQWIVSGYVLGYGGLLLLGGRTADLLGRRQVFLWAIAVFGVASLVGGLVDDPSLLIATRFAKGVAAAFTAPAGLSIITTTFPEGPARNRALSFYTACGASGFSLGLVFGGVLTEAGWRWTFLLPAPIALLVLFAGIRLIPADRLPRRTGGYDLGGAATATAALLLLVYAVVSAPTAGWLSVRTVGSFALVAALLAAFVRIERRVAHPLVRLGILGNRSLVGANLAALAVTGSYVGFQFIGTLYTQVVLGWSPLDMALAFLPGGLIVAFGGPRVGNLVNRFGTGRVVMAGFAAFLAAYLLFLRIDGEPRYLGVILPTMLLVGTGFALAFPALNIQATAGVADEEQGLASGLVQTSFQIGGAIVLAGVTAVLATDQPTPGHVPDSFYPAVGLVSGVALLGLLVAAVTGSRARGRHRGPVHLG, encoded by the coding sequence ATGGCTTCTTCGGCACCACCCGGTACCCCGCCGACCAGCACCGACGTCCCCGACCAGGCCGGCGGCTCCATCGACGGCACCCCGGCCGGCGGCCCACGGATGACCGCCCGGCTCTGGGGAGCGCTGATCGTGCTCTGCGGCGCGCTCTTCCTCGACGGCCTCGACGTCTCGATGGTCGGGGTGGCGCTGCCCTCGATCCAGGCGGACCTGGGACTGTCCAACTCGGCGCTGCAATGGATCGTCAGCGGTTACGTCCTCGGCTACGGCGGGCTGCTGCTCCTCGGCGGGCGGACCGCCGACCTGCTCGGCCGGCGGCAGGTCTTCCTCTGGGCGATCGCCGTCTTCGGCGTCGCGTCGCTGGTCGGCGGCCTCGTCGACGATCCGTCACTGTTGATCGCCACCCGCTTCGCCAAGGGCGTCGCGGCGGCCTTCACCGCCCCGGCCGGCCTCTCCATCATCACCACGACCTTTCCCGAGGGGCCGGCCCGCAACCGGGCCCTGAGCTTCTACACCGCCTGCGGCGCGAGCGGGTTCTCCCTGGGACTGGTCTTCGGCGGCGTGCTGACCGAGGCCGGCTGGCGCTGGACCTTCCTGCTGCCCGCCCCGATCGCCCTGCTCGTCCTCTTCGCCGGCATCCGACTCATCCCGGCCGACCGCCTTCCCCGCCGGACCGGCGGCTACGACCTGGGCGGCGCCGCCACCGCCACCGCCGCACTGCTGCTCCTGGTGTACGCGGTGGTCTCGGCGCCCACGGCCGGTTGGCTCTCGGTCCGTACCGTCGGCTCCTTCGCCCTGGTGGCGGCACTGCTCGCGGCGTTCGTCCGGATCGAGCGCCGGGTGGCCCATCCCCTCGTCCGGCTGGGCATCCTCGGCAACCGGAGCCTGGTCGGCGCCAACCTGGCGGCCCTGGCGGTGACCGGGTCGTACGTCGGATTCCAGTTCATCGGCACCCTCTACACGCAGGTCGTGCTCGGCTGGTCCCCGCTGGACATGGCGCTCGCGTTCCTGCCCGGCGGCCTGATCGTGGCGTTCGGCGGCCCCCGGGTCGGCAACCTCGTCAACCGGTTCGGCACCGGCCGGGTGGTGATGGCCGGATTCGCCGCGTTCCTCGCCGCGTACCTGCTGTTCCTCCGGATCGACGGCGAACCCCGCTATCTGGGCGTGATCCTGCCCACCATGCTGCTGGTCGGCACCGGCTTCGCCCTCGCCTTCCCGGCGCTCAACATCCAGGCCACCGCCGGGGTCGCGGACGAGGAGCAGGGGCTGGCGTCGGGCCTCGTGCAGACCTCGTTCCAGATCGGCGGCGCGATCGTGCTGGCCGGTGTCACCGCGGTCCTGGCCACCGACCAACCCACCCCGGGCCACGTGCCGGACTCGTTCTATCCGGCAGTGGGCCTGGTGAGCGGGGTGGCCCTGCTCGGACTGCTCGTCGCGGCGGTCACCGGCAGCCGCGCCCGCGGCCGTCATCGCGGCCCGGTCCACCTCGGCTGA